Proteins from one Buchnera aphidicola (Cinara laricifoliae) genomic window:
- the rplX gene encoding 50S ribosomal protein L24 yields the protein MAAKIHLNDVVIILTGRDKGKIGIVKKIYRSNNMLIVQGINMVKKHQKAIPERQQIGGIIVKESPIHISNVSIFNQKTNKMDKIEFFWVSGKKIRRYKSTHEELLK from the coding sequence ATGGCTGCAAAAATACATTTAAACGATGTAGTAATCATATTAACTGGACGAGATAAAGGTAAAATTGGTATAGTAAAAAAAATATATCGTAGTAATAATATGTTAATTGTACAAGGTATTAATATGGTCAAAAAACATCAGAAAGCAATTCCAGAAAGACAGCAAATTGGTGGTATTATTGTAAAAGAATCACCTATTCATATATCTAATGTATCAATTTTTAATCAAAAAACCAATAAAATGGATAAAATAGAATTTTTTTGGGTTTCAGGTAAAAAAATACGTAGATATAAATCTACTCACGAAGAACTATTAAAATAA
- the rplN gene encoding 50S ribosomal protein L14: MIQVQTVLNVADNSGARLVMCIKVLGGSRRRYASIGDIIKVAIKEAIPRSKVKKGDVMKAVIVRTKKGIRRVDGSMIRFDNNACVILNDATGQPIGTRIFGPVTRELRTESFMKIISLAPEVL, translated from the coding sequence ATGATTCAAGTACAAACTGTTTTAAATGTAGCTGATAATTCTGGTGCACGTTTGGTTATGTGTATAAAAGTATTAGGTGGTTCTCGTCGGAGGTATGCTAGTATTGGAGATATTATAAAAGTAGCGATTAAAGAAGCAATTCCTCGTAGTAAAGTAAAAAAAGGTGATGTTATGAAAGCCGTTATTGTACGTACTAAGAAAGGAATTCGTAGAGTAGATGGATCAATGATTCGTTTTGATAATAACGCATGTGTTATTCTAAATGATGCGACTGGACAACCTATTGGAACTCGTATATTTGGTCCAGTTACACGAGAGTTAAGGACAGAATCTTTTATGAAAATTATCTCTTTAGCTCCAGAAGTATTATAA
- the rpsQ gene encoding 30S ribosomal protein S17 — protein sequence MNKKKNILQGYVTSNKMQKSVIVAIDRRVKHIIYGKFINKRTKLCVHDEKDVCNIGDLVEIHECRPISKTKSWTLLRVVEKSII from the coding sequence ATGAATAAAAAAAAAAATATTTTACAAGGTTATGTGACTAGCAATAAAATGCAAAAATCTGTTATTGTTGCTATAGATCGTAGGGTAAAACATATTATTTATGGTAAGTTTATAAATAAAAGAACAAAATTGTGCGTACATGATGAAAAAGATGTTTGTAATATTGGAGATTTAGTTGAAATACATGAATGTCGGCCAATATCTAAAACAAAATCTTGGACTTTATTACGTGTTGTAGAAAAATCTATAATTTAA
- the rpmC gene encoding 50S ribosomal protein L29 codes for MHDIREYNISEQDLKKKLLESLQEQFNIRLQLSSGKLKKTHLIKKVRKKIARIKTLLTDRINNKS; via the coding sequence ATGCATGATATTAGAGAATATAATATTAGTGAACAGGATTTAAAAAAAAAATTATTGGAATCATTACAAGAACAATTTAATATTCGTCTTCAGTTATCATCTGGAAAGTTAAAAAAAACACATTTAATAAAAAAAGTCAGAAAAAAGATTGCGCGTATAAAAACATTGTTAACAGATCGGATAAATAATAAATCATGA
- the rplP gene encoding 50S ribosomal protein L16, with amino-acid sequence MLQPKRTKFRKMHKGKNRGLSVDNKINFGTYGLKAIDRGRLTSRQIESARRTITRSVKRQGKMWIRIFPDKPITQKPLEVRMGKGKGNVEYWVALVQPGKILYEVEGISEEESRSVFKLASSKLPIKTIFVSKVVK; translated from the coding sequence ATGTTACAACCAAAACGTACAAAATTTCGTAAAATGCATAAAGGAAAAAATCGAGGTTTGTCTGTAGATAATAAAATTAATTTTGGTACATATGGTCTAAAAGCTATTGATAGAGGTAGATTAACATCTCGACAAATTGAATCTGCTCGCAGAACAATTACAAGATCCGTAAAACGTCAAGGTAAAATGTGGATTCGCATTTTTCCAGATAAACCTATTACACAAAAACCTCTAGAAGTACGTATGGGTAAAGGAAAAGGTAATGTTGAATATTGGGTAGCATTAGTACAGCCCGGTAAAATATTATATGAGGTTGAAGGTATATCAGAAGAAGAATCTCGATCTGTATTTAAATTAGCGTCATCTAAACTGCCTATTAAAACTATTTTTGTTTCTAAAGTGGTAAAGTAA
- the rpsC gene encoding 30S ribosomal protein S3: protein MGQKVHPNGMRLGIIRSWNSIWFASKKEFPNYIDSDFKVRSFIMKKLITASISKIIIERLSKSIKLTIYTARPGIVIGKKGEDVEKLRVEVSKLTSVPAQINISEIRKPELDAKLVADNIASQLERRIMFRRAMKRSVQNAIRQGAKGIKVEISGRLGGVEIARREWYREGRVPLHTLRADIEYSTSEAHTTYGVIGVKVWIFKGEILGGTTLNHKKDKKKISPLKKFSRKYRR from the coding sequence ATGGGTCAAAAAGTACATCCTAATGGTATGCGTTTAGGTATTATTAGATCATGGAATTCTATTTGGTTTGCTAGCAAAAAGGAATTTCCTAATTATATAGATAGTGATTTTAAAGTTCGTAGTTTTATTATGAAAAAATTAATAACAGCTTCAATATCGAAAATTATTATTGAGCGTTTATCAAAAAGTATTAAATTAACAATATATACAGCTAGACCAGGTATTGTAATTGGTAAAAAAGGTGAAGATGTTGAAAAATTACGTGTTGAGGTTTCTAAGTTAACTAGTGTACCAGCTCAAATTAATATTTCAGAAATTAGAAAACCAGAATTAGATGCTAAATTAGTAGCTGATAACATTGCTTCGCAGTTAGAAAGACGAATAATGTTTCGTAGAGCTATGAAACGCTCTGTACAAAATGCTATTCGTCAAGGAGCAAAAGGTATTAAAGTTGAAATAAGTGGACGATTAGGTGGTGTAGAAATTGCACGCAGAGAATGGTATAGGGAAGGTAGGGTACCTTTGCATACGTTAAGAGCAGATATTGAATATAGTACTTCAGAAGCACATACTACATATGGAGTAATTGGTGTAAAAGTATGGATTTTTAAAGGTGAAATATTAGGTGGTACGACTTTAAATCATAAGAAAGATAAAAAAAAAATTAGTCCACTGAAAAAGTTTTCTCGAAAATATCGCAGATAA
- the rplV gene encoding 50S ribosomal protein L22, with product MNILAKYNQIRSSAQKIRLVADIVRGKNVLLALRILSNVNKKSAFLIKKLLQSAISNAEHNYGCDSKILIISKIFVDSGSSLKRMMPRAKGRADRILKRTSHMTIILSDIKRSGGS from the coding sequence ATGAATATATTAGCTAAGTATAATCAAATTCGTTCTTCTGCTCAAAAAATTCGTCTTGTTGCCGATATTGTTCGCGGAAAAAATGTATTATTAGCATTACGTATTTTATCAAATGTAAATAAAAAATCAGCATTTTTAATAAAAAAATTGTTACAATCTGCAATTTCTAATGCTGAACATAATTATGGTTGTGATTCAAAAATATTAATTATTTCAAAAATTTTTGTTGACAGTGGTAGTAGTTTAAAGCGTATGATGCCTCGTGCAAAGGGTAGAGCAGATCGAATTTTAAAACGAACGAGTCACATGACGATAATTTTATCTGATATTAAACGTTCTGGAGGATCATAA
- the rpsS gene encoding 30S ribosomal protein S19, giving the protein MPRSLRKGPFIDVHLLNKIQKTLRDKKKKPVRTWSRRSTIFPNMIGLTILVHNGRQHIPIFITEEMVGHKLGEFSITRTYKGHTADKKIKKTIK; this is encoded by the coding sequence ATGCCACGTTCTCTTAGAAAAGGTCCTTTTATTGATGTTCATTTATTGAATAAGATTCAAAAAACATTAAGAGATAAAAAAAAAAAACCAGTTCGTACATGGTCTCGAAGATCTACTATTTTTCCAAATATGATCGGTTTAACTATATTAGTACATAACGGTCGTCAACATATTCCTATATTTATTACAGAAGAAATGGTTGGTCATAAATTAGGAGAGTTTTCTATTACGAGAACTTATAAAGGACATACTGCAGATAAAAAAATTAAAAAAACAATTAAATAA
- the rplB gene encoding 50S ribosomal protein L2, with protein MVIVKCKPTSPGRRHVIKVVHPNLYKGRPYAPLLQKKNKTGGRNNYGRITMRHIGGGHKKLYRFIDFKRCKDNVKAVVQRIEYDPNRSSNIALILYRDGSRNYILEPKGIKVGDIIESGNSVLIKLGNALPLKNIPIGTIIHNIEIKIGKGGQIARSAGNYAQLISKEDRYAVIRLRSGELRKIHINCRATIGEVGNAEHMLRILGKAGASRRFGIRPTVRGTAMNPVDHPHGGGEGRNFGKHPVSPWGLKTKGKKTRSNKRTERFIVRHRKK; from the coding sequence ATGGTAATTGTCAAATGTAAACCAACATCGCCCGGTAGACGTCATGTAATAAAAGTTGTTCATCCTAATTTATACAAAGGAAGACCTTATGCTCCTTTATTACAAAAAAAAAACAAAACGGGAGGTAGAAATAATTATGGCCGTATAACTATGCGTCATATAGGTGGTGGACATAAAAAATTATATCGTTTTATTGATTTTAAACGATGTAAAGATAACGTTAAAGCAGTTGTTCAAAGAATTGAATATGATCCGAATCGGTCATCTAATATAGCACTAATATTATATCGTGATGGTAGTAGAAATTATATTTTAGAGCCTAAAGGCATTAAAGTAGGTGATATTATAGAATCTGGAAATTCAGTATTAATTAAGTTAGGAAATGCTTTACCATTAAAAAATATTCCAATTGGAACTATTATACATAATATTGAAATAAAAATTGGCAAAGGGGGTCAAATTGCGCGATCTGCTGGTAATTATGCGCAATTGATATCAAAAGAAGATCGATATGCTGTTATTCGTTTACGATCAGGAGAATTAAGAAAAATTCATATAAATTGTCGAGCTACTATAGGTGAAGTGGGCAATGCAGAACATATGTTACGTATTTTAGGTAAAGCTGGAGCTAGTCGTCGATTTGGTATAAGACCCACAGTACGTGGTACAGCGATGAATCCTGTAGATCATCCACATGGGGGTGGTGAGGGAAGAAATTTTGGTAAACATCCTGTTAGTCCTTGGGGCTTGAAAACAAAAGGTAAAAAAACTAGAAGTAATAAACGAACTGAAAGATTTATTGTGCGTCACAGAAAAAAATAA
- the rplW gene encoding 50S ribosomal protein L23: MILTERLLKIILAPHISDKTSDNIQKNSTVVVKVLKNSTKFEIKSAIEKLFNVRVYKINTLIVKGKRKRQKNKAFKRSDWKKAYIILRSGQNLEFLGHSK; encoded by the coding sequence ATGATTCTTACAGAAAGATTATTAAAAATAATATTAGCGCCGCATATTTCTGATAAGACATCAGATAATATACAAAAGAATAGTACTGTAGTAGTGAAAGTATTAAAGAATTCTACAAAATTTGAAATTAAATCAGCTATTGAAAAACTTTTTAATGTTAGAGTATATAAGATTAATACACTTATTGTTAAAGGTAAAAGAAAACGTCAAAAAAATAAAGCATTTAAGCGTAGTGATTGGAAAAAAGCATATATAATTTTAAGATCAGGTCAAAATTTGGAGTTTTTAGGTCATTCTAAGTAA
- the rplD gene encoding 50S ribosomal protein L4 produces the protein MEVMCYDTGTTYMLSENIFNVSFNEPLVHQITVAYLTRKRQGSKAQKSRSEVSGSGKKPWRQKGTGRARSGSLRSPLWRSGGVSFAAKPKKYLVKINKKMYQGAIKSIFSELIRQNRLFLFTEFYVQDFKTKFLFKKLHSMNFKRVLIITDSICRNLFYASRNLYNVCVLNVHSINPVSLISYDNVLITISAIKKIEAMFQ, from the coding sequence ATGGAAGTAATGTGTTATGACACAGGTACAACATATATGTTGTCTGAAAATATTTTTAATGTTTCATTTAATGAACCGCTTGTTCATCAAATCACAGTTGCATATTTAACTCGTAAAAGACAAGGTAGCAAAGCTCAAAAAAGTAGATCAGAAGTATCTGGATCAGGAAAAAAACCGTGGAGACAAAAGGGAACAGGTAGAGCTCGTTCAGGATCGTTAAGGAGCCCTCTTTGGAGATCAGGTGGTGTATCATTTGCTGCGAAGCCTAAAAAGTATCTTGTAAAAATAAATAAAAAGATGTATCAAGGCGCTATAAAGAGTATTTTTTCGGAATTAATTAGACAAAATCGTTTATTTTTATTTACAGAGTTTTATGTACAAGATTTCAAAACAAAATTTTTATTTAAAAAATTACACTCTATGAATTTTAAACGTGTTTTAATTATTACAGATAGTATTTGTCGTAATTTATTTTACGCGTCTAGAAATTTATATAATGTTTGTGTTTTAAATGTACATTCTATTAATCCCGTTAGTTTGATATCATATGATAATGTATTGATAACAATATCAGCAATTAAAAAAATTGAGGCTATGTTTCAATGA
- the rplC gene encoding 50S ribosomal protein L3 codes for MIGLVGKKLGMTRIFTDDNSSVPVTVIEILDNVVVQIKSLKTDCYESIQVTTGTKKKNSILKPEQGHFIKYNVPVGRGLWEFKCNTISQFKCGQVIKVSSFNHVKKVDVTGITKGKGFSGTVKRWNFRMQDATHGNSLSHRVPGSIGQNQTPGHVFKGKKMSGHLGHVRVTIQNLQVIKIDDIKKIILIKGSVPGSIGGDLILNPSVKEK; via the coding sequence ATGATAGGTTTAGTGGGTAAAAAATTAGGAATGACACGTATTTTTACAGATGATAATTCATCTGTTCCTGTAACTGTTATTGAAATACTTGACAACGTTGTAGTACAGATTAAATCTTTAAAAACTGATTGTTATGAATCTATTCAAGTTACTACTGGAACGAAAAAAAAAAATAGTATTTTAAAGCCAGAACAAGGTCATTTTATTAAATACAATGTACCTGTTGGTAGGGGTTTATGGGAATTTAAATGTAACACTATATCACAATTTAAATGTGGTCAAGTAATAAAAGTTAGTTCGTTTAATCATGTTAAAAAAGTAGATGTTACAGGTATAACTAAAGGAAAAGGTTTTTCGGGTACAGTGAAACGTTGGAATTTCAGGATGCAAGATGCCACTCATGGTAACTCTTTATCTCATCGTGTTCCTGGATCTATTGGTCAAAATCAAACTCCTGGTCATGTTTTTAAAGGAAAAAAAATGTCCGGTCATTTGGGTCATGTACGTGTTACTATTCAAAATTTACAAGTAATAAAAATCGATGATATTAAAAAAATAATTTTAATTAAAGGTTCTGTTCCTGGTTCTATTGGTGGAGATTTGATATTAAATCCTTCTGTTAAGGAAAAATAA
- the rpsJ gene encoding 30S ribosomal protein S10, whose translation MQNQRIRIRLKAFDYRLIDQSTTEIVDTAKRTGAKVLGPIPLPTRKERFTILISPHVNKDARDQYEIRTHKRLIDIVEPTEKTVDALMRLDLAAGVDVQISLG comes from the coding sequence ATGCAGAATCAAAGAATTCGTATTCGTTTAAAAGCTTTTGATTATCGTTTAATTGATCAATCTACTACAGAAATTGTAGATACAGCAAAACGTACGGGAGCTAAAGTATTAGGACCAATTCCTTTACCAACCCGAAAAGAACGATTTACTATTTTAATATCACCACATGTTAATAAAGATGCTCGTGATCAATATGAAATTAGAACTCATAAACGCTTGATTGATATTGTGGAACCAACAGAAAAAACAGTTGATGCGTTAATGCGTTTAGATTTAGCTGCAGGTGTTGATGTTCAAATTAGTTTAGGTTAA
- the tuf gene encoding elongation factor Tu yields MSKEKFNRSKPHINVGTIGHVDHGKTTLTAAITTVLSKRFGGTACAFEQIDNAPEEKARGITINTSHVEYDTKIRHYAHVDCPGHADYIKNMITGAAQMDGAILVVAATDGPMPQTREHILLGRQVGVPHIIVFLNKCDMVDDEELLELVEMEVRDLLTQYDFPGDDIPIVRGSALKALEGEKIWEDKIIELANYLDTYIPIPIRAIDEPFLLPIEDVFSISGRGTVVTGRIERGVIKVGEEIEIVGIKSTTKTICTGVEMFRKLLDEGRAGENVGILLRGTKRDDIERGQVLAKPGTIHPHLKFESEVYVLSKEEGGRHTPFFKGYRPQFYFRTTDVTGSIELPDNVEMVMPGDNIKMVVSLIHPIAMAEGLRFAIREGGRTVGAGVVTKVIA; encoded by the coding sequence ATGTCAAAAGAAAAATTTAATCGTTCTAAACCACATATTAATGTAGGAACTATTGGACATGTAGATCACGGCAAAACTACTTTAACAGCGGCAATTACGACTGTTTTATCTAAGAGATTTGGTGGTACAGCTTGTGCATTTGAACAAATCGATAATGCTCCAGAAGAAAAAGCTAGAGGAATTACTATTAATACATCACATGTTGAATATGATACTAAAATTCGTCATTACGCTCATGTGGATTGTCCGGGTCATGCAGATTATATAAAAAATATGATTACTGGTGCTGCTCAAATGGATGGTGCGATATTAGTTGTAGCAGCAACTGATGGTCCGATGCCTCAAACTAGAGAACATATCTTGTTGGGTAGACAAGTGGGTGTACCTCATATTATCGTTTTTTTGAATAAGTGTGATATGGTAGATGATGAAGAGTTGTTAGAATTAGTTGAAATGGAAGTTCGTGATTTATTAACACAATATGATTTTCCCGGAGATGATATCCCAATTGTTCGAGGATCTGCACTAAAAGCTTTAGAAGGTGAAAAAATTTGGGAGGATAAAATTATTGAGTTAGCAAATTACTTAGATACATATATTCCTATACCGATTAGAGCAATTGATGAACCATTTTTATTACCAATAGAAGATGTTTTTTCGATTTCCGGAAGAGGTACAGTGGTAACTGGACGTATTGAACGAGGTGTTATTAAGGTAGGTGAAGAAATTGAAATTGTTGGAATAAAATCTACTACTAAAACAATATGCACAGGAGTTGAAATGTTTCGCAAATTATTAGATGAAGGTCGTGCTGGAGAAAATGTTGGAATTTTGTTAAGGGGTACAAAACGTGATGATATTGAACGTGGACAAGTTCTTGCAAAACCCGGTACTATTCATCCTCATTTAAAATTTGAATCTGAAGTATACGTTTTATCTAAAGAGGAAGGTGGAAGACATACTCCATTTTTTAAAGGGTATCGTCCTCAATTTTATTTTCGTACGACTGATGTTACAGGTTCTATTGAATTACCTGATAATGTAGAAATGGTAATGCCTGGAGATAATATAAAAATGGTTGTTAGCTTAATACATCCTATTGCAATGGCAGAAGGATTACGTTTTGCAATTCGAGAAGGAGGACGTACAGTTGGAGCAGGTGTAGTCACAAAAGTGATTGCATAA
- the fusA gene encoding elongation factor G, translated as MARITPITQYRNIGISAHIDAGKTTTTERILFYTGINHKIGEVHDGAATMDWMVQEQERGITITSAATTTFWSGMANQFLSHRINIIDTPGHVDFTIEVERSMRILDGVVMIYCAVGGVQPQSETVWRQANKYKVPRIAFINKMDRMGADFLKVVNQIHIRLNTIAVPIQLSIGAEEHFKGVVDLVKMKAIKWSDKDQGITFKYIDIPKELVSVSKKWHMNLVEIAAEANDQLMEKYLQNEYLEEQDIKKGLRIRSLNNEITLITCGSAFKNKGVQALLDAIVDYLPSPQDIDDTKEYIKNKNYINSNRKSDDKQPFSALAFKIASDAFVGNLTFFRVYSGIVRSGDVVLNSVKNHTERFGRIVQMHANKREEIKEVRAGDIAAAIGLKNVTTGDTLCDIKYPIILEKMDFPEPVISIAVEPKTKVDQEKMGLALNRLAKEDPSFRVWTDNESNQTIVAGMGELHLEIIIDRMKREFKVDANIGKPQVAYRETILKKVFNISGKHIKQSGGRGQYGHVVIDIFPLQSNSSSGYSFINDIKGGAIPGEYISAIDKGIQEQLKSGPLAGYPVVDIGIRLHDGSYHDVDSSELAFKLAASYAFKSAFKQANPILLEPIMQVEVETPEEYMGDVIGDINRRRGIIEGMTDDAIGGKNIKAYIPLSEMFGYATDLRSQTQGRASYSMEFMKYTEAPDIICDSIISNR; from the coding sequence ATGGCACGTATAACACCGATTACTCAATATCGAAATATTGGTATTAGTGCGCACATTGATGCTGGAAAAACAACTACAACAGAACGTATATTATTTTATACTGGAATTAATCATAAAATTGGTGAAGTTCACGATGGTGCCGCTACAATGGATTGGATGGTACAAGAACAAGAACGTGGTATTACAATTACTTCAGCAGCAACTACTACTTTTTGGTCAGGAATGGCTAATCAATTTTTATCACATAGAATTAATATTATTGATACTCCTGGACATGTTGATTTCACTATTGAAGTAGAACGATCAATGAGAATATTAGATGGAGTTGTGATGATTTATTGTGCGGTTGGTGGTGTTCAACCTCAATCAGAAACTGTTTGGAGACAAGCTAATAAATATAAAGTACCTAGGATTGCATTTATTAATAAAATGGATCGAATGGGTGCTGATTTTTTAAAAGTAGTTAATCAAATTCATATACGATTGAATACTATAGCGGTTCCTATTCAATTATCTATTGGTGCAGAAGAACATTTTAAAGGTGTTGTTGATTTAGTGAAAATGAAAGCAATTAAATGGTCTGATAAAGACCAAGGTATAACTTTTAAATATATTGATATTCCAAAAGAATTAGTATCTGTTTCTAAAAAATGGCACATGAATTTAGTAGAAATTGCAGCTGAAGCAAATGATCAACTAATGGAAAAATATTTACAAAACGAATATTTAGAAGAACAAGATATTAAAAAAGGATTAAGGATTAGATCTTTAAATAATGAAATCACTTTAATAACATGTGGATCAGCTTTTAAAAATAAAGGTGTACAAGCGTTATTAGATGCGATTGTTGATTATTTACCTTCACCTCAAGATATTGATGATACTAAAGAGTATATAAAAAATAAAAATTATATCAATTCTAATCGTAAATCTGATGATAAACAACCTTTTTCTGCTTTAGCTTTTAAAATTGCATCTGATGCTTTTGTTGGAAATTTAACTTTTTTTCGTGTTTATTCTGGGATTGTTCGATCTGGAGATGTAGTTTTAAATTCTGTTAAAAATCATACTGAACGATTTGGTCGAATTGTTCAAATGCATGCAAATAAACGAGAAGAAATTAAAGAAGTACGAGCAGGAGATATTGCTGCAGCAATAGGTTTGAAAAATGTTACGACCGGTGATACGTTATGTGATATAAAATATCCTATAATTTTAGAAAAAATGGATTTTCCTGAACCAGTAATTTCAATTGCTGTAGAGCCTAAGACAAAAGTAGATCAAGAAAAAATGGGATTAGCATTAAATAGATTAGCTAAAGAAGATCCTTCTTTTCGGGTATGGACAGATAATGAGTCTAATCAAACTATTGTGGCGGGTATGGGAGAATTACATTTAGAAATTATTATTGATCGTATGAAACGTGAATTCAAGGTAGATGCTAATATAGGAAAACCACAAGTTGCATATCGTGAAACAATTTTAAAAAAGGTTTTTAATATTTCTGGTAAACATATTAAACAATCAGGAGGACGAGGTCAATATGGACATGTTGTAATTGATATTTTTCCTTTACAATCAAATAGTTCTTCTGGATATTCTTTTATAAATGATATTAAAGGAGGTGCAATTCCAGGAGAATACATTTCTGCTATTGATAAAGGTATTCAAGAACAGTTAAAATCAGGTCCTTTAGCAGGATATCCTGTTGTAGATATTGGAATTCGTTTGCATGATGGTTCATATCATGATGTTGATTCTTCTGAATTAGCTTTTAAATTAGCGGCTTCTTATGCGTTTAAATCAGCGTTTAAGCAAGCTAATCCAATTTTATTAGAGCCAATTATGCAAGTAGAAGTAGAAACTCCTGAAGAATATATGGGTGATGTTATTGGAGATATTAATCGACGACGTGGAATTATTGAAGGTATGACTGATGATGCTATTGGAGGTAAAAATATTAAGGCATATATTCCTTTATCAGAAATGTTTGGTTATGCAACTGATTTACGATCTCAAACACAAGGTAGAGCTTCTTATTCTATGGAATTTATGAAATATACAGAAGCACCTGATATAATTTGTGATTCAATTATTTCGAATCGATAA
- the rpsG gene encoding 30S ribosomal protein S7: MPRRRIIGQRKILPDPKFSSELLAKFINILMIDGKKSIAENIVYSALSILSEKLKKKELDVFMLALDNVKPSVEVKSRRVGGSTYQVPIEVRPVRKNALAMRWIVSAARKRTDKSMAVRLTNELLDAVENKGLAVRKREEVHKMADANKAFAHYRW, from the coding sequence ATGCCTCGTCGTCGTATAATAGGTCAACGTAAAATTTTACCTGATCCGAAATTTTCTTCAGAATTATTAGCTAAATTTATTAATATATTGATGATTGATGGTAAAAAATCTATTGCAGAAAACATTGTTTATTCGGCTTTATCGATTTTATCTGAAAAATTAAAAAAGAAAGAATTAGATGTTTTTATGCTTGCTTTAGATAATGTTAAACCTTCTGTAGAAGTAAAATCACGTCGTGTCGGAGGGTCAACGTATCAAGTTCCAATAGAAGTTCGTCCTGTTAGAAAAAATGCTTTAGCAATGCGTTGGATTGTATCTGCAGCTCGTAAACGTACAGATAAATCTATGGCAGTTCGATTAACAAATGAATTATTAGATGCTGTAGAAAATAAAGGTTTAGCTGTACGAAAACGTGAAGAAGTCCATAAAATGGCTGATGCTAATAAAGCTTTTGCACATTATCGTTGGTAA
- the rpsL gene encoding 30S ribosomal protein S12: protein MSTINQLVRNPRLRKSVKTNVPALSGCPQKRGVCTRVYTTTPKKPNSALRKVCRVRLTNGYEVTAYIGGEGHNLQEHSVILIRGGRVKDLPGVRYHVVRGSLDCSGVKDRKKSRSKYGVKKIKV from the coding sequence ATGTCTACAATTAATCAATTAGTTCGTAATCCTAGATTAAGAAAATCAGTAAAAACTAATGTACCAGCATTATCAGGTTGTCCTCAAAAAAGAGGTGTATGTACACGAGTATATACTACAACTCCTAAAAAACCAAATTCCGCATTAAGAAAAGTATGTCGTGTTAGGTTAACTAATGGTTATGAAGTTACCGCATATATTGGAGGAGAGGGTCATAATTTACAGGAACATTCTGTTATTTTGATTCGTGGAGGAAGAGTAAAAGATTTGCCAGGTGTTCGATATCATGTTGTAAGAGGTTCTTTAGATTGTTCTGGTGTTAAAGATCGAAAAAAAAGTCGATCAAAATATGGTGTTAAAAAAATAAAAGTATAA
- the tusB gene encoding sulfurtransferase complex subunit TusB → MLHILLNSPYNVSLSSLLSFSSIFDDLICIQDGVILGLINNYYFKKIHDSFNLVYFLEDDLSARGLLDIAKKNNLIVSNYQNFVYLTAGHDRNITW, encoded by the coding sequence ATGTTACATATTTTATTAAATTCTCCATATAACGTATCTTTATCCTCGTTACTATCATTTAGTTCAATATTTGATGATTTAATTTGTATTCAAGATGGTGTAATACTAGGTTTGATAAATAATTATTATTTTAAAAAAATACATGATAGTTTTAATTTAGTCTATTTTTTAGAAGATGATTTATCTGCAAGAGGATTATTGGATATAGCTAAAAAAAATAATTTAATTGTATCAAATTATCAAAATTTCGTTTATTTAACAGCTGGTCATGATAGAAATATAACTTGGTGA